In Perognathus longimembris pacificus isolate PPM17 chromosome 3, ASM2315922v1, whole genome shotgun sequence, a single window of DNA contains:
- the LOC125347812 gene encoding olfactory receptor 4D5: MSPANHSQVAAFVLLGLSREWGLRLPLFLVFSAVYLLTVAGNLLIVAVVTSEPRLHTTMYFLLGNLSFLDFCYSTVTAPRMLADLLSGNPTISLGACLTQLFFFHFIGGIKIFLLTVMAYDRYVAISRPLRYALIMNQTACGLLLAASWVGGFIHSIVQVGLTVRLPFCGPDQLDNFYCDVPQLIKLACADTFVLELLMVSNNGLVTLLCFLVLLGSYTALLLLLRGQAGEARGKALATCASHVAVVTLIFVPCVYIYARPFRTFPMDKGVSVLYTVVTPMLNPAIYTLRNKDVIRAMKKLWRRRKGLRSHSEP, from the coding sequence ATGAGCCCGGCTAACCATTCTCAGGTGGCAGCGTTTGTGCTGCTGGGGCTCTCGCGGGAATGGGGGCTCCGGCTCCCCCTCTTCCTCGTCTTCTCAGCCGTGTATCTCCTCACGGTGGCTGGCAACCTCCTGATCGTGGCGGTGGTGACCTCGGAGCCGCGTCTGCACACCACCATGTACTTCCTCTTGGGcaatctttccttcctggacttctGCTACTCCACCGTCACCGCCCCTCGGATGCTGGCGGACCTGCTGTCGGGCAACCCCACCATCTCCCTGGGAGCCTGCCTGACGCAGCTCTTCTTCTTCCACTTCATCGGCGGCATCAAGATCTTCCTGCTCACGgtcatggcctatgaccgctacgtGGCCATCTCCCGGCCGCTGCGCTACGCCCTCATTATGAACCAGACCGCCTGCGGGCTGCTGCTGGCGGCCTCCTGGGTGGGCGGCTTCATCCACTCCATCGTCCAGGTGGGGCTGACCGTCCGCCTGCCCTTCTGCGGGCCCGACCAGCTGGACAACTTTTACTGCGACGTGCCGCAGCTGATCAAGCTGGCCTGCGCGGACACGTTCGTCCTCGAGCTTCTGATGGTGTCCAACAATGGCCTGGTGacgctgctctgcttcctggtgCTGCTGGGCTCCTACAcggcgctgctgctgctgctgcgcgGCCAGGCCGGGGAGGCCCGCGGCAAGGCCCTGGCCACCTGCGCCTCGCACGTCGCCGTGGTCACGCTCATCTTCGTGCCCTGCGTCTACATCTACGCCAGGCCTTTCCGGACCTTCCCCATGGACAAGGGGGTCTCTGTGCTCTACACGGTGGTCACCCCCATGCTCAACCCCGCCATTTACACGCTGAGGAACAAAGATGTCATCCGGGCCATGAAGAAGCTGTGGAGGAGGCGGAAGGGGCTTCGCAGCCACTCGGAACCGTGA